The following proteins are co-located in the Phragmites australis chromosome 10, lpPhrAust1.1, whole genome shotgun sequence genome:
- the LOC133883475 gene encoding 3-ketoacyl-CoA synthase 11-like, whose product METSTPPNAAAPPPPEPAQPRRRLPDFQQSVRLKYVKLGYHHLISHGMYLLLSPLMALVAVQLSTVSPRDLADLWEQLRFNLLSVVACSTLLVFLSTVYFLTRPRPIYLLDFACYKPEPERKCTRETFMNCSKLTGSFTDENLGFQRKILERSGLGEDTYLPPAVLRVPPNPCMDEARNEARAVMFGAIDQLLEKTGVKPKDIGVLVVNCSLFNPTPSLSAMVVNRYKLRGNIVSYNLGGMGCSAGLLSIDLAKDLLQVHPNSYALVVSMENITLNWYFGNKRSMLVSNCLFRMGGAAILLSNKRSDRRRSKYELVHTVRTHKGADDKCFGCVTQEEDEIGKIGVSLSKDLMAVAGDALKTNITTLGPLVLPLSEQLLFMATLVAKKVLKMKIKPYIPDFKLAFEHFCIHAGGRAVLDELEKNLELTDWHMEPSRMTLYRFGNTSSSSLWYELAYTEAKGRIQKRDRIWQIAFGSGFKCNSAVWKALRTVNPEREKNPWMDEIDNFPIDVPKISKVGNA is encoded by the coding sequence ATGGAGACCTCGACGCCGCCCAatgccgccgcgccgccgccgccggagccggCGCAGCCGCGGCGTCGGCTGCCGGACTTCCAGCAGTCGGTGAGGCTCAAGTACGTGAAGCTGGGGTACCACCACCTCATCTCCCACGGCATGTACTTGCTGCTGTCGCCGCTCATGGCCCTCGTCGCCGTGCAGCTCTCCACCGTCTCCCCGCGCGACCTCGCTGACCTGTGGGAGCAGCTCCGCTTCAACCTCCTCTCCGTGGTCGCCTGTTCCACCctcctcgtcttcctctccACCGTCTACTTCCTCACCCGCCCGCGCCCTATCTACCTCCTCGACTTCGCCTGCTACAAACCGGAGCCGGAGCGCAAGTGCACGCGCGAGACCTTCATGAACTGCTCCAAGCTCACTGGATCCTTCACCGACGAGAACCTCGGCTTCCAGCGCAAGATCCTCGAGCGCTCGGGCCTCGGCGAGGACACCTACCTGCCCCCCGCCGTGCTCCGGGTGCCACCCAACCCGTGCATGGACGAGGCGCGCAATGAGGCGCGCGCCGTCATGTTCGGCGCCATCGACCAGCTGCTCGAGAAGACCGGGGTCAAGCCCAAGGACATTGGCGTCCTCGTCGTCAATTGCAGCCTGTTCAACCCAACGCCGTCGCTATCTGCGATGGTGGTGAACCGTTACAAGCTGAGAGGAAACATTGTCAGCTACAATCTCGGCGGGATGGGGTGCAGCGCGGGGCTGCTGTCCATTGACCTCGCCAAGGATCTGCTGCAGGTGCACCCCAACTCGTATGCTCTGGTGGTCAGCATGGAGAACATCACACTGAATTGGTACTTTGGGAACAAGCGGTCCATGCTTGTGTCGAATTGCTTGTTCCGGATGGGTGGTGCTGCCATCCTTCTCTCGAACAAGCGGTCCGACAGGCGGAGGTCCAAGTACGAGCTCGTGCATACCGTGCGCACGCACAAAGGCGCGGACGACAAGTGCTTTGGCTGCGTGACGCAGGAGGAAGATGAGATTGGCAAGATCGGCGTGTCGCTGTCCAAGGACCTCATGGCTGTTGCTGGAGACGCGCTCAAGACCAACATCACGACACTCGGGCCGCTGGTGCTCCCGTTGTCGGAGCAGCTACTCTTCATGGCCACATTGGTTGCCAAGAAGGTGTTGAAGATGAAGATCAAGCCGTACATCCCTGACTTCAAGCTGGCCTTCGAACACTTCTGCATCCACGCTGGTGGCCGTGCCGTGCTGGATGAGCTGGAGAAGAACCTGGAGCTCACTGACTGGCACATGGAGCCATCGAGGATGACCCTGTACAGGTTTGGCAACACGTCGAGCAGCTCACTCTGGTATGAGCTGGCGTACACGGAGGCGAAGGGGAGGATCCAGAAGCGCGATAGGATCTGGCAGATTGCGTTTGGATCTGGGTTCAAGTGCAACAGCGCTGTCTGGAAGGCGCTCCGGACCGTGAACCCAGAGAGGGAGAAGAACCCCTGGATGGATGAGATCGACAACTTTCCTATTGATGTTCCAAAGATTTCAAAGGTTGGAAACGCATGA